ACTCTGAGACCCGTTAGAGGCCGAGTCCGATCAGCTGCTCAGTCGGCGGTCGAAAGCGGTCAAGCGGCCACCCGAGCGCTTCGTCGATCGTTTCGAGAATGACTTGACGGTCTTCCGGAATTCGTCCGTGTACATCAAGAAAATTGCTGACGTGGTCCGACAGGAGCATGGTCGGTCCTTTCAGGCGTTCGACGAGAAGTCTGGTCTCACGGAGCGCTTGGTGTGCGTCGAGCAGGGTCAGCTCGCCCCGTTGCCAGCGATCGCACCAGTCAGTGCCCACCACCGGTACGAAGGTCCGCAACCGCACAAAATCGGGGCTTGCCTGATTCAGCACCGAGGCGCTGCCCTCCGCGTGCTCGCGCCAGCGCGCGATCCCGGCCAGCCCGACCATCAGATAGACGGAAAGCTCGATGCCGGCCTGCATCACGTGGTTGAAAGCCTTCGCCGCCGCCTCCGGATCGATGCCTTTCCGAATGTCACGCAACGTCACCGGGTCACCGGACTCGAGTCCGGAGTGGACTCGCGTGATGCCCGCGTCGGCAATCCGCTGCCACTCGTCGCGGCTCTTTTTGACCAGAAACTTCGCCGACCCGTACATCGTGATGCGCTCGAGCCCGGGAAAGCGCTCCTGCGCCGCACGTCCGACCTCGACCAGGTTGTCGGTGGGCAGGGCCGCAGTGTTGCCGTCGGCGAGGAAGATCGTCCGGACTCCGTTGCCGTATACCTCGCGCGCCAGGTCCAGGTCCTCGACGATCTGGTCGACCGGCCGCCGCCTGAACTGCTTTTCACCGTACATCCCGCAGAAGGCACATCGATTGTGTGGACAGCCGATGGTCGCCTGGATGATCAGCGAACCCGCCTCGGACGGCGGCCGGTAGACGGTGCCTTCGTATCTCATGGATCGATCCTACAGGAAGCTGCGAGATCTGCGATGGCCCCGAGGCAGGCCATGGAAAGACTTCTTCGTCCTGCACTGGCTCGGTTCGTACAGAGAGCATAGCCAAGTGAGGTTTTCATCGAAAGCACTGGGATAGGAAGTGTTTTTTGAAATTGGACCTGATTCCATTCCCTTCTTCGACCTTCACGAACCAGCCAAGGCCTTCAATCGCGGGTGTAGACATCGCGTCGATCAAGACAATCACGATTCAGAGGATGATTACCCGTTACCTTCCAGCAGCCTGTTCGTCCTAACAAAGAGAGCAATGAACCGCCATGCTCGGTTGAACTGACGAAAGGACAGAACACATGAGAATTCGTATCGCCTATGTTGTGGTTGCTGTGGCCCTTTTGATTGCCGGCAATGCAGGTGCAAATTCCATAGCGGTGACAACCAACGCCGCTATCGAGGGCACCTACGGTTTGGAGGTGGATTTTACCGGGGCACAGTCGAACGCTTATGTCATGAGTGGCGATCGTGGTGTGAATCCACACCCGTGGAGTGACGAAACCGGACTTCGAGTCCGATTCCTCATCGACCCCGGGACGCCGGCCGGCAGCACCCTGTCGATGGCCAATCAGGGGAATATCAGGATCGCTCAGTTCTTCATGGACTACATCGGACGAGGGGTTAAAGCTGTTCTATTCGTCAAGCGGAATTCGACTGGCGACTCATGGCGCCTCCAGTGTTACGTGCGAGACGGCACCCATGGAACGGACAATTTCGCGTTGGGTGGAGCGGGATATCTCAC
This DNA window, taken from Acidobacteriota bacterium, encodes the following:
- a CDS encoding radical SAM protein; amino-acid sequence: MRYEGTVYRPPSEAGSLIIQATIGCPHNRCAFCGMYGEKQFRRRPVDQIVEDLDLAREVYGNGVRTIFLADGNTAALPTDNLVEVGRAAQERFPGLERITMYGSAKFLVKKSRDEWQRIADAGITRVHSGLESGDPVTLRDIRKGIDPEAAAKAFNHVMQAGIELSVYLMVGLAGIARWREHAEGSASVLNQASPDFVRLRTFVPVVGTDWCDRWQRGELTLLDAHQALRETRLLVERLKGPTMLLSDHVSNFLDVHGRIPEDRQVILETIDEALGWPLDRFRPPTEQLIGLGL